The following coding sequences lie in one Mucilaginibacter sp. KACC 22773 genomic window:
- a CDS encoding ABC transporter permease codes for MIRNYLKIAWRNLYKQKVFSLIHILGLTMGITVCLMIFLYIMNEFSVDKFHKQGKNIYRVMRGFDPAKPRVPYLSGPYAPALLNDYPQDIKMAVRVSPQNNLVSFGEKAFNEKKVYAVDAGFFKLFTFPLLKGDAATALDNPNSVVLTETTAKKYFGSADNAMGKVVQFDKQLNLKVTGVAKDVPSNSHLDFDLVMPIANYTKNQGFNVWINNGLFVYVLLNEHTSKTALESRFKQFMDKYMGKDMQKFGAKFDLGLTPLNDIYFEQYSAFDNVKHGDKTVVFIFISIAALIMLIACINFMNLATIRAVERSKEVGMRKVMGALRNHLIW; via the coding sequence ATGATACGTAATTATTTAAAAATAGCCTGGCGAAACCTTTATAAGCAAAAGGTTTTTTCGCTGATCCATATCCTGGGGTTAACCATGGGCATTACGGTGTGCCTCATGATTTTCCTGTATATTATGAATGAGTTTAGTGTAGATAAATTTCATAAGCAGGGCAAAAATATTTACCGGGTAATGCGTGGCTTCGATCCGGCGAAACCGAGGGTTCCATACCTGTCGGGCCCGTATGCGCCGGCGTTGTTGAACGATTATCCGCAGGATATTAAGATGGCAGTGCGGGTATCGCCGCAAAATAACCTGGTATCTTTTGGCGAAAAAGCCTTTAATGAAAAGAAGGTGTATGCCGTAGATGCCGGCTTTTTTAAGCTGTTTACTTTCCCGCTTCTTAAGGGTGATGCCGCCACAGCGCTTGATAATCCCAATAGCGTGGTACTTACCGAGACTACTGCCAAAAAATACTTCGGCTCGGCCGATAATGCCATGGGTAAGGTAGTGCAGTTTGATAAGCAGCTGAACCTGAAAGTTACGGGCGTTGCCAAGGACGTGCCGTCAAACTCGCACCTTGATTTTGATTTGGTGATGCCGATAGCCAATTATACTAAAAATCAGGGTTTTAATGTGTGGATTAATAACGGACTGTTTGTATATGTGCTTTTGAACGAGCATACCAGCAAAACAGCGCTCGAGAGCCGGTTTAAGCAGTTCATGGATAAATATATGGGCAAGGATATGCAAAAATTCGGCGCCAAATTCGACCTGGGTTTAACCCCGCTCAATGACATTTACTTTGAGCAATATTCGGCCTTTGACAATGTTAAGCATGGCGATAAAACGGTAGTATTCATCTTTATATCTATAGCGGCACTTATTATGCTTATTGCCTGTATCAACTTCATGAACCTGGCCACCATAAGGGCGGTTGAGCGTTCAAAAGAGGTTGGTATGCGCAAGGTAATGGGGGCGTTGCGTAACCATTTAATCTGGTAG